A genomic window from Streptomyces sp. HUAS YS2 includes:
- a CDS encoding (2Fe-2S)-binding protein, whose product MRVNFTVNGRPQEADDVWEGESLLYVLRERMGLPGSKNACEQGECGSCTVRLDGVPVCSCLVAAGQAEGREVVTVEGLADYAQHREDAHPGGACGTGGCGTGLDEAKRWQAKPAQDSQTGEGIELSPIQQAFIDAGAVQCGFCTPGLLVAADEMLERNPSPTDADIREALSGNLCRCTGYEKILDAVRLAAARQERQGEAV is encoded by the coding sequence ATGCGCGTCAATTTCACGGTCAACGGTCGTCCGCAGGAAGCCGACGACGTCTGGGAGGGCGAGTCCCTGCTCTACGTTCTGCGTGAGCGCATGGGCCTGCCCGGTTCCAAGAACGCCTGCGAGCAGGGCGAGTGCGGTTCCTGCACGGTCCGTCTGGACGGCGTGCCGGTCTGTTCGTGTCTGGTCGCCGCCGGCCAGGCCGAGGGCCGCGAGGTCGTCACCGTCGAGGGTCTGGCCGACTACGCCCAGCACCGCGAGGACGCCCACCCGGGCGGCGCCTGCGGCACCGGCGGCTGCGGCACCGGCCTCGACGAGGCCAAGCGGTGGCAGGCCAAGCCCGCCCAGGACTCGCAGACGGGTGAGGGCATCGAGCTGAGCCCGATCCAGCAGGCGTTCATCGACGCCGGCGCCGTCCAGTGCGGTTTCTGCACCCCCGGTCTGCTCGTCGCGGCCGACGAGATGCTGGAGCGCAACCCGTCCCCGACGGACGCGGACATCCGCGAGGCGCTCTCCGGCAACCTCTGCCGCTGCACCGGTTACGAGAAGATCCTCGACGCGGTCCGCCTCGCGGCCGCTCGCCAGGAGCGTCAGGGAGAGGCGGTCTGA
- a CDS encoding FAD binding domain-containing protein, whose amino-acid sequence MDFLRPATWEEALAAKAEHPTAVPIAGGTDVMVEINFDHRRPEYLLDLNRIELLREWEVGEENVRLGASVPYTQIMEHLRAELPGLALASHTVASPQIRNRGGVGGNLGTASPAGDAHPALLAAGAEVEVESVRGSRFIPIDEFYTGVKRNALQPDELIKTVHVKKADGPQQYSKVGTRNAMVIAVCAFGLALHPETRTVRTGIGSAAPTPIRAKEAEAFLNAALEEGGFWESGKIITPSIAKQFADLCSGAANPIDDVRGTAKYRRHAVGIMARRQLGWTWEQYRGTGRTLEGAA is encoded by the coding sequence ATGGACTTCCTTCGCCCCGCCACCTGGGAGGAGGCGCTCGCCGCCAAGGCTGAGCACCCCACCGCCGTGCCCATTGCGGGCGGTACCGACGTCATGGTCGAGATCAACTTCGACCACCGGCGTCCCGAGTACCTCCTGGACCTGAACCGTATCGAGCTGCTGCGCGAGTGGGAGGTCGGGGAGGAGAACGTCCGCCTCGGCGCGTCCGTTCCGTACACGCAGATCATGGAGCACCTGCGCGCCGAGCTGCCCGGTCTGGCTCTCGCCTCCCACACGGTCGCCTCGCCGCAGATCCGCAACCGCGGCGGCGTCGGCGGCAACCTGGGCACCGCCTCCCCGGCCGGTGACGCCCACCCCGCGCTCCTCGCGGCGGGCGCCGAGGTCGAGGTCGAGTCGGTGCGCGGCAGCCGGTTCATCCCGATCGACGAGTTCTACACGGGCGTGAAGCGCAACGCGCTGCAGCCCGACGAGCTGATCAAGACCGTCCACGTCAAGAAGGCGGACGGCCCGCAGCAGTACTCGAAGGTCGGCACGCGCAACGCGATGGTCATCGCGGTCTGCGCCTTCGGCCTGGCGCTCCACCCGGAGACCCGCACCGTGCGCACCGGTATCGGCTCGGCGGCGCCCACCCCGATCCGCGCCAAGGAGGCCGAGGCCTTCCTGAACGCGGCTCTGGAAGAGGGCGGCTTCTGGGAGAGCGGCAAGATCATCACCCCGTCGATCGCGAAGCAGTTCGCCGACCTGTGCTCGGGCGCCGCCAACCCGATCGACGACGTCCGAGGCACCGCCAAGTACCGCCGCCACGCCGTCGGCATCATGGCCCGCCGCCAGCTCGGCTGGACCTGGGAGCAGTACCGCGGCACCGGCCGCACGCTTGAGGGAGCTGCATAA
- a CDS encoding PucR family transcriptional regulator yields the protein MRLRALLETDALGLRLLGGEEELDRTVRGVMTTDLKDPSRYLSGGELVLTGLAWLREPADAEPFVRILSAAGVAGLAAGEAELGDIPDDLVAACSRHRLPLFAVNESVAFATITEHVVRQVSGERAGDLAAVVDRHRRLMTSGPAGGGPEAVLDLLGSDLDLRAWVLSPTGRQIAGAGEPLEGSLGAALAGEHLAATRIGRRGPHRVSLSGSTYSLFPIRNVGRGTAPASRDVRETVLSDWLLAVDADAGDWPAARLDLLQGVTQLIAVERDRRDAARTVRRRLAQEVLELVQTGAAPAEIAARLRVAAPVLLPGLGTAPHWQVVVARVEWDQEGGTGQPLESGPVAQALLEEILVDPAASGADSADRIAVAHTGDEAVALVPLAAAPLPDSEDETATALGLHADALLAAVREPLSAGLADDGRLTLGVSAAVHSAEGLRGALEEARHARRVAAARPGRVCAAGHHELASHVLLLPFVPDDVRRAFTARLLDPLRDYDRRHRAELIPTLEAFLDCDGSWTRCATRLHLHVNTLRYRVGRIEQLTGRDLSRLEDKLDFFLALRMS from the coding sequence ATGCGGCTGCGCGCACTGCTGGAAACCGACGCGCTGGGGCTGCGCCTGCTCGGCGGCGAGGAAGAGCTCGACCGCACGGTCCGTGGCGTGATGACGACGGACCTGAAGGACCCCAGCCGCTACCTCTCGGGCGGCGAGCTGGTGCTCACCGGCCTCGCCTGGCTCCGGGAGCCGGCCGACGCGGAGCCGTTCGTCCGGATCCTTTCGGCGGCCGGTGTGGCCGGTCTCGCGGCCGGCGAGGCCGAGCTCGGCGACATTCCCGACGATCTGGTGGCGGCGTGTTCGCGCCACCGGCTGCCGCTGTTCGCGGTGAACGAATCCGTTGCGTTCGCAACTATCACGGAGCACGTTGTTCGACAGGTCTCCGGTGAGCGAGCGGGCGACCTCGCCGCGGTCGTCGACCGGCACCGGCGTCTGATGACGTCCGGCCCGGCGGGCGGCGGCCCGGAGGCCGTCCTCGACCTGCTCGGCTCCGACCTCGACCTCCGGGCCTGGGTACTCTCCCCCACCGGCCGCCAGATCGCCGGTGCGGGCGAGCCCCTGGAGGGCTCCCTCGGCGCGGCCCTGGCCGGCGAGCACCTGGCCGCCACACGCATCGGGCGGCGCGGCCCGCACCGGGTCTCCCTGAGCGGATCCACGTACTCCCTGTTCCCGATCCGGAACGTCGGGCGCGGCACGGCACCGGCCTCGCGGGACGTCCGGGAGACGGTCCTGTCGGACTGGCTGCTGGCCGTCGACGCGGACGCCGGAGACTGGCCGGCCGCCCGGCTCGACCTGCTCCAGGGCGTCACCCAGCTGATCGCGGTCGAGCGCGACCGGCGGGACGCGGCCCGCACCGTACGGCGCCGGCTGGCGCAGGAGGTGCTGGAGCTGGTGCAGACCGGGGCCGCGCCGGCCGAGATCGCGGCGCGCCTGCGGGTCGCCGCTCCGGTGCTGCTGCCCGGGCTCGGCACGGCTCCGCACTGGCAGGTCGTCGTGGCCCGCGTGGAGTGGGACCAGGAGGGCGGGACGGGCCAGCCGCTCGAGTCCGGTCCGGTGGCCCAGGCTCTGCTGGAGGAGATCCTCGTCGATCCGGCGGCGTCCGGAGCGGACTCCGCCGACCGCATCGCCGTCGCGCACACGGGCGACGAGGCGGTCGCGCTGGTGCCGCTGGCGGCGGCGCCGCTGCCGGACAGCGAGGACGAGACGGCGACGGCGCTCGGCCTGCACGCGGACGCGCTGCTCGCGGCCGTCCGCGAGCCGCTCTCCGCCGGGCTCGCCGACGACGGCCGGCTCACCCTGGGCGTCTCGGCCGCCGTGCACTCCGCGGAGGGCCTGCGCGGCGCCCTGGAGGAGGCCCGGCACGCCCGCCGCGTCGCGGCCGCCCGCCCGGGTCGGGTCTGCGCGGCCGGCCACCACGAGCTGGCCTCGCACGTCCTGCTGCTCCCGTTCGTCCCGGACGACGTCCGGCGCGCCTTCACGGCCCGCCTGCTCGACCCGCTGCGCGACTACGACCGCCGCCACCGCGCGGAGCTCATCCCCACCCTGGAGGCGTTCCTCGACTGCGACGGCTCCTGGACCCGCTGCGCGACGCGTCTGCACCTGCACGTGAACACGCTGCGGTACCGGGTGGGCCGCATCGAACAGCTGACGGGCCGCGACCTGTCCCGCCTGGAGGACAAGCTGGACTTCTTCCTGGCCCTGCGCATGTCGTAG
- a CDS encoding protein-tyrosine phosphatase family protein, with amino-acid sequence MEHLVHEIPDLPLTFEQLGAVREAATRTAAAVRDGRPTLVRCFAGYNRSGLVTAQALMDLGLDAEEAVALIRRRRSPWALHNEVFVQYLETGLDVAQLLTGLDAS; translated from the coding sequence GTGGAACATCTCGTCCACGAAATTCCCGATCTTCCGCTGACGTTCGAACAGCTCGGAGCGGTGCGCGAGGCGGCCACCCGGACGGCGGCCGCCGTCCGGGACGGGCGGCCCACCCTCGTCCGCTGCTTCGCCGGCTACAACCGCTCCGGCCTGGTCACCGCGCAGGCGCTGATGGACCTCGGGCTCGACGCCGAGGAGGCCGTCGCGCTGATCCGGCGCCGCCGCTCACCGTGGGCGCTGCACAACGAGGTCTTCGTCCAGTACCTGGAGACCGGCCTCGACGTCGCCCAGCTCCTGACCGGACTCGACGCGTCCTAG
- a CDS encoding GntR family transcriptional regulator, which yields MEQGTARERAADQPYAASGGVPFGDAAYGGAARVPEQARVTDRTPGPEQARGEHTHSEPPAPRVVRRHSVRGQILDALRTALVGGELLPGEVYSAPALGERFGVSATPVREAMQQLALEGAVEVVPNRGFRVTVRTPRELAELAAVRALIEVPVMLELARTVPVERWHELRPLAEATGAAAARGDRARYAEADRAFHRAVLSLAGNTQLVAVADDLHRRSQWPLTSAPVARHADLVADAAEHSALLDALIAQDLPVVRSLVREHFTGSEG from the coding sequence GTGGAGCAGGGCACAGCGCGCGAGCGGGCAGCGGACCAGCCGTACGCCGCTTCCGGCGGCGTCCCGTTCGGCGACGCCGCGTACGGCGGCGCCGCACGCGTCCCCGAGCAGGCCCGGGTCACGGACCGGACCCCCGGCCCCGAGCAGGCCCGCGGGGAGCACACGCACAGCGAGCCGCCCGCCCCGCGCGTGGTGCGCCGGCACTCCGTACGCGGCCAGATCCTCGACGCCCTGCGCACCGCCCTCGTCGGCGGCGAGCTGCTGCCCGGCGAGGTCTACTCCGCCCCGGCGCTCGGCGAGCGCTTCGGGGTCTCCGCCACCCCCGTGCGCGAGGCGATGCAGCAGCTCGCCCTGGAGGGCGCCGTCGAGGTGGTGCCGAACCGCGGCTTCCGGGTCACCGTCCGCACCCCGCGCGAGCTCGCCGAGCTCGCCGCGGTCCGGGCGCTGATCGAGGTGCCCGTGATGCTGGAGCTGGCCCGCACCGTCCCGGTCGAGCGCTGGCACGAGCTGCGGCCGCTGGCCGAGGCGACCGGGGCGGCCGCGGCGCGCGGCGACCGGGCGCGCTACGCGGAGGCCGACCGGGCCTTCCACCGCGCCGTCCTGTCGCTGGCCGGCAACACCCAGCTGGTCGCGGTCGCCGACGACCTGCACCGCCGCTCCCAGTGGCCGCTGACCAGCGCGCCCGTCGCCCGGCACGCCGACCTCGTCGCCGACGCGGCCGAGCACAGCGCCCTGCTCGACGCGCTGATCGCCCAGGACCTGCCCGTCGTGCGCTCACTCGTACGGGAGCACTTCACCGGATCGGAAGGCTGA
- a CDS encoding (2Fe-2S)-binding protein, with the protein MTVSAVLPAVPASPVAASYARLSEAFPGLRIRELGPTEPAPRGAGWVGADELAAGGPALDAFLAWDDAQVLRDYGRQARPDVVASFGLHRYAWPACLLVTMPWFLHRRVPRIPVGQVAFQRALGLMTVRITEFACLPGDPAAALPGARVVPDEEALRAELRDSLAEHFGPVLEGFGPRMRRGRRALWGMATDEIVEGLWYVGSLLGEEPRAMAELELLLPGTAKPYVGAAGFRELAGPDGAVLPTRDRASCCLFYTLRPEDTCVTCPRTCDAERLRRLTTAA; encoded by the coding sequence ATGACCGTCTCCGCTGTGCTCCCCGCCGTCCCCGCCTCGCCCGTCGCCGCCTCGTACGCGCGGCTGTCCGAGGCTTTCCCCGGCCTGCGGATACGGGAGCTGGGACCCACCGAGCCCGCCCCGCGCGGCGCCGGCTGGGTCGGCGCGGACGAGCTCGCGGCCGGCGGCCCCGCCCTCGACGCCTTCCTCGCCTGGGACGACGCGCAGGTGCTGCGCGACTACGGCCGCCAGGCCCGGCCGGACGTGGTCGCGAGCTTCGGACTGCACCGGTACGCCTGGCCCGCCTGCCTCCTGGTGACGATGCCCTGGTTCCTGCACCGCAGGGTCCCCCGCATCCCCGTCGGACAGGTGGCCTTCCAGCGGGCGCTCGGCCTGATGACCGTACGGATCACCGAGTTCGCCTGCCTGCCCGGCGACCCGGCGGCGGCGCTGCCCGGCGCCAGGGTCGTACCGGACGAGGAGGCGCTGCGGGCCGAGCTCCGCGACTCGCTCGCCGAGCACTTCGGGCCGGTTCTGGAGGGCTTCGGGCCGCGGATGCGGCGCGGCCGGCGGGCCCTGTGGGGCATGGCGACCGACGAGATCGTCGAGGGCCTCTGGTACGTCGGGTCCCTGCTGGGCGAGGAGCCCCGGGCGATGGCGGAGCTGGAGCTGCTGCTGCCGGGGACGGCGAAGCCGTACGTCGGCGCCGCGGGCTTCCGCGAGCTGGCGGGGCCGGACGGGGCGGTGCTGCCTACCCGGGACCGGGCCAGCTGCTGCCTCTTCTACACCCTGCGTCCCGAGGACACCTGTGTGACCTGTCCGCGCACCTGCGACGCCGAGCGGCTGCGCCGGCTGACCACCGCGGCCTGA
- a CDS encoding DUF2637 domain-containing protein, translated as MRLTDISLDWLLPGGVMLVGVLTAVAVLARGKRAGDQSSADDSWERSEERRRRKEAVYGTASYVLLFCCAAVAAALSFHGLVGFGRQNLNLSGGWEYLVPFGLDGAAMFCSVLAVREASHGDAALGSRLLVWTFAGAAAWFNWVHAPRGLGHDGAPQFFAGMSLSAAVLFDRALKQTRRAALREQGLVPRPLPQIRIVRWLRAPRETFAAWSLMLLEGVRTLDEAVDEVREERREKQQNRLRRREREKLDRARIKALSGQQRAFGLGRSGGRQVDVPTLTAGAGSAAAGPGPSVAEPAIADPEQLPLRPRPSLQAVRGADPRGESRTVDLTAEDDTQTLPRLDSLERKLKDLEQQFG; from the coding sequence ATGAGACTGACCGACATATCGCTGGACTGGCTGCTTCCGGGCGGCGTGATGCTCGTGGGAGTCCTGACGGCGGTGGCGGTCCTCGCGCGCGGCAAGCGCGCCGGTGACCAGTCCTCGGCCGACGACTCCTGGGAACGCAGCGAGGAGCGCCGCCGGCGCAAGGAAGCGGTCTACGGGACCGCGTCGTACGTTCTGCTGTTCTGCTGCGCGGCCGTCGCCGCCGCGCTCTCCTTCCACGGACTCGTCGGCTTCGGCCGGCAGAACCTCAACCTCTCCGGCGGCTGGGAGTACCTCGTCCCGTTCGGCCTCGACGGCGCGGCGATGTTCTGCTCGGTGCTCGCGGTCCGCGAGGCCAGCCACGGCGACGCGGCCCTCGGCTCCCGGCTCCTCGTCTGGACCTTCGCCGGCGCGGCCGCCTGGTTCAACTGGGTGCACGCCCCGCGGGGTCTGGGCCACGACGGCGCCCCGCAGTTCTTCGCGGGCATGTCGCTGTCGGCCGCGGTCCTGTTCGACCGGGCCCTCAAGCAGACCCGCCGGGCGGCGCTGCGCGAACAGGGCCTGGTGCCCCGCCCCTTGCCGCAGATCCGGATCGTCCGCTGGCTGCGGGCACCCCGGGAGACCTTCGCCGCCTGGTCGTTGATGCTCCTGGAGGGCGTCCGGACCCTGGACGAGGCCGTCGACGAGGTCCGCGAGGAGCGGCGGGAGAAGCAGCAGAACCGGCTCCGCCGGCGCGAGCGGGAGAAGCTCGACCGGGCCAGGATCAAGGCCCTCAGCGGGCAGCAGCGGGCGTTCGGGCTCGGCCGCAGCGGCGGACGCCAGGTCGACGTGCCGACGCTGACCGCCGGCGCTGGCTCCGCGGCGGCGGGCCCCGGCCCGTCGGTCGCGGAGCCCGCCATAGCGGACCCGGAACAACTGCCGCTTCGACCCCGGCCCTCCCTGCAAGCCGTGAGGGGCGCTGACCCGAGGGGCGAGTCCCGGACGGTGGACCTCACCGCCGAGGACGACACCCAGACGCTGCCCCGGCTCGACTCCCTGGAGCGCAAGCTCAAGGACCTGGAGCAGCAGTTCGGCTGA
- a CDS encoding ATP-binding protein, which produces MRHALRAMLRHWGGPGASDVAELLTSELVTNALIHTDQGAVVTATVVPDTSDTLRVEVRDFVPDLPAPYVPHADAGTHEATHGRGLVLVEALADAWGIQVQGQGQGKPGKVVWFELYGGAA; this is translated from the coding sequence GTGAGACACGCGCTGCGGGCGATGCTCCGGCACTGGGGCGGGCCCGGCGCGAGCGACGTGGCGGAGCTGCTGACCAGTGAGCTCGTCACCAACGCGCTGATCCATACCGATCAGGGGGCCGTGGTCACCGCGACCGTCGTCCCCGACACCAGCGACACCCTCCGGGTGGAGGTACGGGACTTCGTCCCCGACCTCCCCGCGCCGTACGTACCGCACGCCGACGCCGGTACGCACGAGGCCACCCACGGCAGGGGACTCGTCCTGGTCGAGGCTCTGGCGGACGCCTGGGGGATACAGGTGCAGGGTCAGGGCCAGGGGAAACCGGGGAAGGTCGTCTGGTTCGAACTCTACGGCGGGGCCGCCTGA